From the genome of Nicotiana sylvestris chromosome 2, ASM39365v2, whole genome shotgun sequence, one region includes:
- the LOC104246095 gene encoding bZIP transcription factor 17 translates to MANPLEADPYVPPANDFAGALDPPLDQGNSNNSSNSICDEAFNNEFMFDDLDFDLDIIFPPDDAAILNNSNSLEAGQIDPKGFGHQLIQGFNDSSRVFKSSPELRHVSVAGGTSEACHSSGGQASSGSLVMTAVSNQISDVSGYLNVPSPPESNGSNHEDSGNDSKEGSHDSNCPSPESQGSGNCGSHVSEEAFNYPSKSVTSSPIKCVVVVEQNIIKLEEMMNTKDNKCSSILKRKKVSEEDSNNVSKYQKSNYVAECSNVFNSEGGDEKRKARLMRNRESAQLSRQRKKHYVEELEDKVRTMHSTIQDLNAKISYIMSENATLRSQMGPVPSQMPPPPPGMYPVMYPWMPCAPPYMVKPQGSQVPLVPIPRLKPQAAAPAPKGSKKVEIKKSEMKTKKVASVSFLGLLFFMLLFGGLVPVINMRYGGVREPFTSGDLSGSGHNERHRGRVLAVDGQVNGSSYSRKHNGRDYGTNCGRRGQGGDGQPNFNSGTDEFVRSGNDSEPLMASLYVPRNDKLVKIDGNLIIHSVLASEKAMASHRSEDKKNRGETGLAVPGDLAPAIPGRHSHHYRSPTDGKRALGSGDKEKAKSTVQQWFLEGVAEPMLSSGMCTEVFQFDVSSSPGGIVPVTTARNVSMKQRQNATTRTNKGRNRRILNSLSVPVSGVTHSISEEHVGGSGKNDDFTGNNSLSSMVVSVLVDPREAGDADGDGMMGPKSISRIFVVVLIDSVKYVTYSCMLPFKGSVPLVTT, encoded by the exons ATGGCAAATCCATTGGAGGCCGATCCATATGTGCCGCCGGCGAACGACTTTGCCGGTGCCTTGGATCCACCTCTGGACCAAGGAAACAGCAATAACAGTAGTAACAGCATTTGTGATGAAGCATTTAACAACGAATTCATGTTCGATGACCTCGACTTTGACTTAGATATCATCTTCCCTCCTGATGATGCTGCCATTCTCAACAACTCCAATTCTCTTGAAGCGGGtcagattgacccaaaagggtttGGTCACCAGCTGATCCAAGGTTTTAACGATTCTTCTCGGGTTTTCAAGTCGTCTCCGGAATTGCGTCATGTTTCCGTCGCCGGAGGTACGTCCGAGGCGTGTCATAGCTCCGGAGGTCAAGCTTCGAGTGGGTCCCTTGTTATGACTGCAGTTTCGAACCAAATCTCAGATGTCTCTGGATACCTGAATGTGCCGTCTCCTCCCGAGTCCAATGGGTCTAATCACGAGGATTCTGGAAATGACAGCAAGGAGGGTTCCCATGATTCGAACTGCCCTTCACCGGAGTCGCAGGGTTCTGGCAATTGTGGCTCCCATGTCTCTGAAGAAGCTTTCAATTATCCCAGCAAATCGGTAACTTCTTCTCCCATAAAATGTGTAGTAGTAGTAGAACAGAACATAATTAAATTAGAGGAAATGATGAATACAAAAGATAATAAGTGTAGCTCCATATTGAAGAGGAAAAAAGTGAGTGAAGAAGATTCAAATAATGTAAGCAAATACCAAAAATCTAATTATGTGGCTGAATGTAGCAATGTGTTTAATAGTGAAGGAGGGgatgaaaagagaaaagcaagaTTGATGAGGAATAGGGAAAGTGCTCAGCTTTCTAGGCAAAGGAAAAAGCATTACGTTGAGGAGTTAGAGGATAAGGTGAGGACTATGCATTCAACTATTCAAGATCTGAATGCTAAGATATCATACATAATGTCCGAGAATGCCACCTTAAGGTCACAGATGGGACCAGTGCCTTCCCAGATGCCACCACCCCCCCCTGGGATGTACCCCGTGATGTATCCTTGGATGCCTTGTGCTCCTCCTTATATGGTGAAGCCACAAGGATCACAAGTGCCTTTGGTTCCTATTCCTAGGTTGAAACCACAAGCTGCGGCTCCTGCACCCAAGGGTAGTAAGAAAGTAGAGATTAAGAAGAGTGAGATGAAAACCAAGAAGGTTGCGAGTGTTAGTTTCCTTGGCTTGTTGTTCTTCATGCTCCTATTTGGTGGATTAGTTCCTGTGATAAATATGAGATACGGAGGAGTGAGAGAACCTTTTACAAGTGGAGATCTTTCTGGAAGTGGGCACAATGAAAGGCATCGTGGAAGAGTTTTGGCTGTTGATGGGCAAGTGAATGGGAGTAGTTATTCACGGAAACATAATGGGAGGGATTATGGCACTAATTGTGGTCGGAGAGGTCAGGGAGGAGATGGTCAGCCAAATTTCAATAGCGGCACAGATGAGTTTGTTCGCTCGGGCAATGATAGTGAGCCTCTAATGGCCTCATTGTATGTTCCCAGGAATGATAAACTTGTGAAGATTGATGGAAACTTGATCATTCATTCTGTTTTGGCAAGTGAGAAAGCCATGGCATCTCATAGAAGTGAAGATAAGAAAAACAGGGGTGAGACCGGTCTTGCGGTTCCTGGAGATTTGGCCCCTGCCATCCCAGGAAGGCATTCCCATCATTACCGCAGTCCTACTGATGGAAAACGGGCTCTTGGCTCTGGGGATAAAGAGAAAGCAAAGTCCACTGTGCAGCAATGGTTCCTTGAAGGTGTTGCTG AGCCTATGTTAAGTTCAGGCATGTGTACTGAAGTGTTCCAGTTTGATGTGTCCTCATCTCCAGGAGGCATAGTTCCTGTTACCACTGCGAGGAACGTTTCTATGAAGCAGAGGCAGAATGCTACTACACGCACCAACAAGGGGAGAAATAGAAGGATCCTTAATAGTCTTTCTGTTCCTGTTTCGGGAGTAACTCACAGCATTTCTGAAGAACATGTTGGAGGAAGTGGAAAGAACGATGACTTTACTGGAAATAATTCACTTTCTTCAATGGTTGTCTCTGTGCTAGTTGATCCAAGAGAGGCAGGTGATGCTGATGGTGATGGAATGATGGGACCAAAATCCATCTCTAGGATTTTTGTTGTTGTATTGATAGATAGTGTGAAGTATGTCACCTACTCTTGTATGCTTCCTTTTAAAGGATCTGTTCCTCTAGTGACTACCTGA
- the LOC104246096 gene encoding protection of telomeres protein 1b-like, protein MGRRSSRDDYKFLQIVDARAALNQKVNLIGVVIETGLPKQSKGTDCFCTIKIIDESYPSPGISVNFFAATMDKLPQVLTFGDIIQLSQVVMKTHGPEIYALFNKKFSSFAIFDRKDNSSFLPYQCSLKYHAREQDKKFILGLMKWLDDHQIDTGLTDLHSLKEIREGEHFNLICKILHICEVEKDKWMLLVWDGTDTPPVTIKTKLEEELENPLPLQSVNSPLPRDILCTLPPLGTVLRVTIDRCNEKLGVNFLKSNRWLKLINIRCELHTALWHVVLMPFTKLSYLSDEDDIVLQRMRDHDERRKSKWGWMPLSCFPWPSDITETDFPNVPFVSLMRVLVNPKVVGKFHCVVRVVAAFPWIVEDFRSPSGVYRIRLTLEDPTARIHAYLYAEDAEQFFDGYPSVYALTKKRNLLLGTSEGDDGSEMNDYSRNPPWIKCCLKSYHIDDSDVWGSRNFRIFATTLKV, encoded by the exons ATGGGTCGCAGAAGTAGCCGAGATGACTACAAGTTCCTACAAATAGTAGATGCCAGAGCTGCACTGAATCAGAAAGTGAATCTCATCGGCGTCGTTATCGAAACCGGTCTCCCCAAGCAGTCCAAGGGCACTg ATTGTTTTTGCACCATTAAGATAATTGATGAGTCCTATCCAAGCCCTGGCATTTCAGTTAATTTTTTCGCTGCGACTATGGACAAGCTTCCTCAAGTGCTGACTTTTGGTGATATAATTCAGCTTTCTCAAGTTGTG ATGAAAACTCATGGACCGGAGATTTATGCTTTGTTCAACAAGAAGTTCTCTTCATTTGCAATATTTGACCGAAAAGATAACTCAAGTTTCCTTCCTTACCAATGTTCTTTAAAGTATCATGCTAGAGAACAAGACAAGAAATTTATACTGGGTCTGATGAAGTGGTTGGACGATCACCAGATTGATACAG GTTTGACTGATTTACATTCCTTGAAAGAGATCAGAGAAGGAGAACATTTCAATTTGATCTGCAAG ATTCTTCATATATGTGAAGTTGAAAAAGATAAGTGGATGCTTCTCGTGTGGGATGGAACGGATACTCCACCAGTCACTATCAAAACAAA GCTAGAAGAAGAATTGGAAAACCCACTTCCATTGCAGTCAGTTAACTCACCATTGCCAAGAGATATTCTCTGTACCTTGCCGCCTCTTGGAACTGTCTTGAGGGTAACCATTGATCGTTGCAACGAGAAACTAGGTGTTAACTTTCTCAAGAGCAATCGATGGTTGAAACTCATTAACATTAGATGTGAACTTCATACAGCATTGTGGCATGTTGTTCTAATGCCCTTTACTAAGCTTAGCTACTTATCCGATGAAGATGACATAGTTTTACAGCGGATGAG GGATCATGATGAGCGCCGAAAATCTAAATGGGGATGGATGCCTTTGTCATGCTTTCCTTGGCCATCTGACATAACAG AGACCGACTTCCCCAATGTACCTTTTGTCTCCTTGATGAGAGTTCTGGTGAATCCAAAG GTCGTAGGTAAATTCCACTGTGTAGTTCGAGTGGTAGCGGCATTTCCTTGGATAGTTGAAGATTTTCGTTCCCCTTCTGGGGTTTATAGAATCAGGTTGACCCTAGAGGATCCAACTGCCAGAATACATGCATATCTGTATGCAGAGGATGCG gaaCAGTTTTTTGATGGGTACCCCTCTGTTTATGCATTAACAAAAAAGAGGAATTTGTTGCTTGGAACTTCTGAAGGTGATGATGGTAGTGAAATGAATGATTATTCTAGAAATCCACCCTGGATCAAATGTTGCCTAAAATCTTACCACATCGATGACAGCGATGTCTGGGGAAGTAGGAACTTTCGAATTTTTGCTACCACTCTAAAAGTATAA